The Vitis riparia cultivar Riparia Gloire de Montpellier isolate 1030 unplaced genomic scaffold, EGFV_Vit.rip_1.0 scaffold560_pilon_pilon, whole genome shotgun sequence genome contains a region encoding:
- the LOC117910043 gene encoding uncharacterized protein LOC117910043 — MGFSSSNLENPRRMLSGFNGASTTSLGDIMLPIQADPVTLNVQFSVIEDLSPFNAILGRVWLHGMKSIPSTYHQMVSYLTEDRQIDLYYSQLATQQCYQVAREAGSSSDNGPPPKSASLADQ, encoded by the coding sequence ATGGGGTTTTCATCCTCAAATCTGGAAAATCCTAGGCGGATGTTGTCAGGATTCAATGGAGCCTCTACAACATCTCTGGGCGACATCATGTTACCCATCCAAGCCGACCCTGTTACCTTGAACGTGCAGTTCTCAGTCATAGAGGACTTATCCCCATTTAATGCCATATTAGGGCGCGTCTGGCTGCATGGCATGAAATCTATTCCTTCCACATATCATCAGATGGTGAGTTATCTCACCGAAGACAGACAAATTGATCTCTATTATAGCCAGCTAGCAACCCAACAGTGCTACCAAGTGGCACGAGAAGCTGGATCCAGTAGTGATAACGGGCCTCCTCCCAAATCTGCAAGCTTGGCTGATCAATAG